One window from the genome of Motilibacter peucedani encodes:
- a CDS encoding 1-phosphofructokinase family hexose kinase, with translation MILTVTLNPAWDLTWSVDSLAVGGTNRVQQSSGRAGGKGVNVSRVLRQMGAPTVATGVVGGAPGQRLLEDLDSSGTPHRMLVDDSVETRSTLAVRETDGRVTILNEPGPVGPAELWARWLSHLDALLHEVALVVCSGSLPPWAPEDAYAVVTRRAHAARLRCIVDADGAALRAALPAGPDLVKPNEEELLRATGGPDVRAAGATALSQGAQRVVVSRGPQGLLAVDSTGTWEARPPALQPVNPTGAGDAAVAALAVGLVAEEPWPDVLRRAVAWSAAAVLHPAAGTVEASAVERLTAATEVRQVG, from the coding sequence GTGATCCTCACCGTCACCCTCAACCCGGCGTGGGACCTCACCTGGTCGGTCGACTCCCTCGCCGTGGGCGGCACCAACCGGGTGCAGCAGTCGAGCGGCCGCGCCGGCGGCAAGGGCGTGAACGTCAGCCGCGTGCTCCGGCAGATGGGCGCACCGACCGTCGCGACCGGCGTCGTGGGCGGCGCCCCAGGGCAACGGCTGCTCGAGGACCTCGACTCGTCGGGCACGCCGCACCGCATGCTGGTCGACGACAGCGTCGAGACCCGCAGCACCCTCGCAGTCCGCGAGACCGACGGCCGCGTCACCATCCTCAACGAACCCGGGCCTGTGGGTCCGGCCGAGCTCTGGGCCCGCTGGCTCTCCCACCTCGACGCCCTGCTGCACGAGGTGGCTCTCGTGGTCTGCTCAGGCAGCCTGCCGCCGTGGGCACCGGAGGACGCGTACGCAGTGGTGACCCGCCGCGCGCACGCGGCGAGATTGCGGTGCATCGTCGACGCCGACGGCGCAGCGCTGCGCGCAGCGCTGCCCGCGGGGCCGGACCTGGTGAAGCCCAACGAGGAAGAGCTGCTCCGCGCGACCGGCGGGCCGGACGTGCGAGCAGCGGGAGCCACGGCTCTCAGCCAGGGCGCGCAGCGCGTGGTGGTGTCACGTGGTCCGCAGGGCCTGCTGGCGGTCGACAGCACCGGCACGTGGGAGGCCCGGCCGCCCGCGCTCCAGCCGGTGAACCCCACAGGTGCAGGCGACGCTGCCGTCGCCGCCCTCGCCGTCGGTCTCGTGGCCGAGGAACCGTGGCCCGACGTGCTGCGCCGCGCGGTCGCATGGTCGGCTGCGGCCGTGCTCCACCCGGCAGCGGGAACCGTCGAAGCCTCCGCCGTCGAGCGCCTCACCGCCGCGACGGAGGTCCGGCAGGTCGGCTAG
- a CDS encoding GAF and ANTAR domain-containing protein — MSVPQDSPAGPAFAELARIDLATSDLVQVLQRVAELAAETVPGHAEVSVTLIDLRGGRTPVSTGQLARELDEAQYAEGRGPCLDAVQAGTTTRVDDMADEVDRWPLFVANARKHGVRSSMSVPLPMQSDVAGGLNLYSTSPETFDDATVAVVETFAGYAGVAVANAHLYASSTATADQMRQAMATRAVIEQAKGYVAAQRGISVDEAFDVLVRASSVTNRKLRDIAADVISGAGTVTRGR; from the coding sequence ATGTCCGTCCCGCAGGACAGCCCGGCCGGCCCGGCCTTCGCCGAGCTGGCGCGCATCGATCTCGCCACGAGCGACCTCGTCCAGGTCCTGCAGCGGGTGGCGGAGCTGGCCGCTGAGACGGTGCCGGGGCACGCCGAGGTGTCGGTGACCCTGATCGATCTCCGGGGAGGGCGCACCCCCGTGTCGACCGGGCAACTGGCGCGCGAGCTCGACGAGGCGCAGTACGCCGAGGGCCGCGGTCCCTGCCTCGACGCCGTCCAAGCCGGGACCACCACGAGGGTCGACGACATGGCCGACGAGGTGGACCGCTGGCCGCTGTTCGTGGCCAACGCGCGCAAGCACGGCGTGCGCAGCTCGATGTCGGTGCCGCTGCCGATGCAGAGCGACGTGGCCGGCGGCCTCAACCTCTACAGCACCTCGCCGGAGACCTTCGACGACGCCACCGTGGCCGTGGTCGAGACCTTCGCGGGCTACGCCGGGGTCGCGGTCGCGAACGCCCACCTCTACGCCAGCTCGACGGCCACCGCCGACCAGATGCGCCAGGCCATGGCGACCCGCGCGGTCATCGAGCAGGCCAAGGGGTACGTCGCTGCGCAGCGCGGCATCAGCGTCGACGAGGCCTTCGACGTGCTGGTGCGCGCCTCTTCGGTGACCAACCGCAAGCTGCGCGACATCGCCGCCGACGTGATCTCCGGCGCCGGGACGGTCACGCGCGGTCGCTAG
- a CDS encoding LamG-like jellyroll fold domain-containing protein: MPRPTRPPRSRSRRSVAALAVGSVLAGGLTAALGGPGVASAATGPSPLSRWTFEEGSGTTSADTVGTSPVSLQGGATWASGIQGQSALQLDGNGQFADAGEPVIDTGGSFTVSTWVKLVTVGGYQTVVSVDGAQVSGFFLGLRGDTNRFAFVQLPTDAAQGAPAFPGGSFDPVAGQWYQLTGVKDAAAGTLSLYVNGRLQATTAAPPSWSAGGHLVVGRGKYAGNPVDFVNGSVDDVRAWSSALTAGQVAQLATTGTWRFDEGSGTTAADDSLADATGTLTGGASWTPGVVGPSGVAFNGTSAYVDTPGPEVNTSQSFSVAAWVRADDPDGFRTAVSVDGDQVSGFFLQRRGDGRFAFTKLASDSTAAAASVASATTTASTGVWYHLVGVYDSVAGTVTLFVNGTKQSTVSVPSTWRATGHLVVGRGKYGGPADFWSGAVDDVRTYPFAMDAATASSLATSGQWHLDEGAGTLAKDSSPNGADGTLRGAGATWTTGAVGKAVALTGGADITVADSPGLDLGTGSASVNAWVRTTSSAPQTLLAKGTATDGYAIAVSGGKVTVRLGSGASAISGTTADGGLADGDWHDVVAVVDRSAGRLRVYLDGTASPLVPSAGSCGAGASDGLDISMCAGASGDSAASFTIGSASGSAPFLSGAVDEVQVVRYALTAEQVAVLAGANAITVDATDIRATTRKTTYGLILEDISHSVEGGLYAELVRNRSFKESYQGGSGAGDFPVPYWELSTAGGATGSYAVDRTTPLNSAIDRSLKFSVATLPVGGRIAASNVGFYGIEVDPSTSYKGSVSVKAASGWKGDVRVSLEKPDGTVVASKKLSGVGTAWNKRTFTLKTPSGIASSTDNRVVVSLVNSGKKPISGSAVWVSQVSLFPPTYKNHGLRVDLMEKLAALKPGLFRVPGGNYLEGNDLATHFDWKTTIGPVDERPGHQNTAWGYWSSDGMGILEYLEMAEDLGAQPDLALFAGYTLNGQHVSEADYQPYIDSALDEIEYAIGDTSTTWGAKRAADGHPKPFDLHYVEVGNEDWFDGSGSYAWRFSRMYDAIKAAYPQLKVISTTGGLQGGAASSTATGRTPDVADDHYYNSPQWFTDASTRYDQADRSGPQILVGEYGAQDGQPTGTLASAVGEAAFLTGLERNSDIVIGSMYAPILVNENQSNWGTNLIGLDAGSSYGSPSYWVEQMFSNNLGQHVVGSRITGAGVLRQTVSSTTTSKGTTFYVKLVNPSNQVQSARLRFTDVASIDGTGTLTQLTGDAATRNTLAAPEAVTPTTRQVTGLGTSTRLSLPANSVTVLRVTGR, encoded by the coding sequence GTGCCCCGTCCCACCCGTCCCCCCAGGAGCCGCAGCAGGCGCTCCGTCGCTGCTCTCGCCGTCGGCTCCGTGCTCGCCGGCGGCCTGACCGCCGCGCTCGGCGGCCCCGGTGTCGCGTCCGCGGCGACCGGTCCCTCCCCGCTCAGCCGCTGGACCTTCGAGGAGGGCAGCGGCACCACCTCGGCCGACACCGTGGGCACCTCGCCGGTCAGCCTGCAGGGCGGTGCCACCTGGGCGAGCGGCATCCAGGGCCAGTCGGCCCTCCAGCTCGACGGCAACGGCCAGTTCGCCGACGCGGGCGAGCCGGTGATCGACACCGGCGGGTCCTTCACCGTGAGCACGTGGGTCAAGCTCGTCACCGTCGGCGGCTACCAGACGGTCGTCAGCGTCGACGGCGCGCAGGTGAGCGGGTTCTTCCTCGGGCTGCGGGGCGACACCAACCGCTTCGCCTTCGTGCAGCTGCCCACTGACGCCGCGCAGGGCGCGCCTGCCTTCCCCGGCGGCAGCTTCGACCCCGTGGCCGGACAGTGGTACCAGCTGACCGGCGTCAAGGACGCCGCCGCGGGCACCCTCTCCCTCTACGTCAACGGCCGCCTCCAGGCCACGACGGCGGCTCCCCCGTCGTGGAGCGCCGGCGGCCACCTGGTCGTCGGACGTGGCAAGTACGCCGGCAACCCGGTCGACTTCGTCAACGGCAGCGTCGACGACGTACGCGCCTGGTCCTCCGCGCTCACCGCCGGCCAGGTCGCCCAGCTCGCCACCACGGGCACCTGGCGCTTCGACGAGGGCAGCGGCACCACTGCGGCCGACGACTCGCTGGCCGACGCCACCGGCACGCTGACCGGCGGAGCGTCCTGGACCCCCGGCGTCGTCGGCCCGAGCGGCGTGGCGTTCAACGGCACCAGCGCCTACGTCGACACGCCCGGTCCCGAGGTCAACACCTCCCAGAGCTTCTCGGTGGCGGCATGGGTCCGCGCCGACGACCCCGACGGCTTCCGCACGGCGGTGAGCGTCGACGGCGACCAGGTGAGCGGCTTCTTCCTGCAGCGCCGCGGTGACGGCCGCTTCGCGTTCACCAAGCTGGCCTCCGACTCCACGGCGGCCGCGGCCTCGGTGGCCAGTGCGACGACGACCGCCTCGACCGGCGTGTGGTACCACCTGGTCGGCGTCTACGACTCGGTGGCCGGCACGGTCACCCTGTTCGTCAACGGCACCAAGCAGTCGACGGTCTCCGTGCCCTCGACCTGGCGGGCGACCGGCCACCTGGTGGTCGGCCGTGGCAAGTACGGCGGCCCGGCCGACTTCTGGAGCGGCGCGGTCGACGACGTACGCACCTACCCCTTCGCCATGGACGCCGCGACGGCGTCGAGCCTTGCGACCTCCGGGCAGTGGCACCTCGACGAGGGTGCCGGCACGCTGGCGAAGGACAGCTCGCCCAACGGGGCGGACGGCACGCTGCGGGGCGCCGGCGCCACCTGGACGACCGGCGCGGTCGGCAAGGCCGTCGCGCTCACGGGCGGCGCCGACATCACCGTCGCCGACTCGCCCGGTCTCGACCTCGGCACGGGCAGCGCGTCGGTCAACGCCTGGGTGAGGACCACCTCGAGCGCACCCCAGACGCTACTGGCGAAGGGAACCGCCACCGACGGCTACGCGATCGCCGTCTCCGGCGGCAAGGTGACCGTGCGGCTGGGCTCCGGCGCGTCGGCGATCTCGGGCACGACGGCCGACGGCGGCCTGGCCGACGGCGACTGGCATGACGTGGTAGCAGTGGTCGACCGGTCCGCCGGCCGACTGCGCGTCTACCTCGACGGCACCGCATCGCCGCTCGTCCCCTCGGCGGGTTCGTGCGGCGCCGGAGCGAGCGACGGCCTCGACATCTCCATGTGCGCGGGCGCATCCGGCGACTCGGCGGCGTCGTTCACCATCGGCAGCGCCAGCGGGTCTGCGCCGTTCCTCTCCGGGGCGGTCGACGAGGTCCAGGTCGTGCGCTACGCCCTGACCGCTGAGCAGGTAGCGGTCCTTGCGGGGGCCAACGCGATCACCGTCGACGCCACCGACATCCGCGCGACCACGCGCAAGACCACCTACGGCCTCATCCTCGAGGACATCAGCCACTCCGTCGAGGGTGGTCTCTACGCCGAGCTGGTGCGCAACCGCTCGTTCAAGGAGTCCTACCAGGGCGGCAGCGGCGCCGGAGACTTCCCCGTCCCCTACTGGGAGCTCAGCACCGCAGGAGGGGCCACCGGCTCCTACGCCGTCGACCGGACGACTCCGCTCAACTCCGCGATCGACCGCAGCCTCAAGTTCTCCGTCGCCACGCTGCCCGTGGGCGGCCGCATCGCGGCGAGCAACGTGGGCTTCTACGGGATCGAGGTCGACCCGTCGACCTCCTACAAGGGCTCGGTGTCGGTGAAGGCCGCGAGCGGCTGGAAGGGTGACGTGCGCGTCAGCCTCGAGAAGCCCGACGGCACCGTGGTCGCCTCGAAGAAGCTCAGCGGTGTCGGCACTGCGTGGAACAAGCGGACCTTCACCCTGAAGACGCCGAGCGGCATCGCGTCCTCGACCGACAACCGGGTCGTGGTCTCGCTGGTGAACTCCGGCAAGAAGCCCATCAGCGGCTCGGCCGTGTGGGTCTCGCAGGTCTCGCTCTTCCCCCCGACCTACAAGAACCACGGGCTGCGGGTGGACCTCATGGAGAAGCTGGCGGCGCTGAAGCCCGGCCTCTTCCGGGTGCCGGGCGGCAACTACCTCGAGGGCAACGACCTCGCCACCCACTTCGACTGGAAGACGACGATCGGCCCCGTCGACGAGCGGCCCGGGCACCAGAACACCGCCTGGGGCTACTGGTCCTCCGACGGCATGGGCATCCTCGAGTACCTCGAGATGGCCGAGGACCTCGGCGCCCAGCCCGACCTCGCGCTGTTCGCGGGCTACACGCTCAACGGCCAGCACGTCAGCGAGGCCGACTACCAGCCCTACATCGACTCGGCGCTCGACGAGATCGAGTACGCCATCGGTGACACCTCGACGACCTGGGGTGCGAAGCGGGCGGCCGACGGCCACCCGAAGCCCTTCGACCTGCACTACGTCGAGGTGGGCAACGAGGACTGGTTCGACGGCTCGGGCAGCTACGCGTGGCGCTTCAGCCGCATGTACGACGCCATCAAGGCGGCCTACCCGCAGCTCAAGGTCATCTCGACGACCGGTGGCCTGCAGGGAGGGGCGGCCAGCTCGACCGCGACGGGCCGCACGCCCGACGTGGCCGACGACCACTACTACAACTCGCCGCAGTGGTTCACGGACGCGTCGACCCGCTACGACCAGGCCGACCGCAGCGGACCGCAGATCCTGGTCGGCGAGTACGGCGCGCAGGACGGCCAGCCCACGGGGACCCTGGCGTCCGCAGTCGGTGAGGCGGCGTTCCTCACCGGCCTCGAGCGCAACAGCGACATCGTGATCGGGAGCATGTACGCACCGATCCTCGTCAACGAGAACCAGTCCAACTGGGGCACCAACCTCATCGGCCTGGACGCGGGCTCGAGCTACGGCTCGCCGTCCTACTGGGTCGAGCAGATGTTCAGCAACAACCTCGGCCAGCACGTCGTCGGGAGCCGCATCACCGGCGCCGGAGTGCTGCGCCAGACCGTGAGCTCGACGACCACCAGCAAGGGCACGACGTTCTACGTCAAGCTGGTCAACCCGAGCAACCAGGTCCAGTCGGCGCGGCTCCGGTTCACCGACGTCGCGTCGATCGACGGCACGGGGACCCTCACCCAGCTCACCGGTGACGCGGCCACGCGCAACACGCTGGCTGCGCCGGAGGCGGTGACGCCGACGACGCGTCAGGTGACGGGGCTCGGCACGAGCACCCGGCTGAGCCTGCCCGCGAACTCGGTGACCGTCCTGCGGGTCACGGGTCGCTAG
- a CDS encoding ATP-binding protein, whose translation MLTSEALRLSALHEYGLLDSPADDELEAVVRLAAAVAGASSATLNLIDEDRQCQLTTVGFEGGDSPRSDSMCALRLLEARTVWTPDASSHPDYATNPWVTGRLAAVRFYASVPLVTPGGFVLGTLCVFDTVVRRLSDAQVRLLEDAAGVVVALFERRRQARENRDLAMAADEQRELLELTMRELEVRQELTDAVLDTIDVGVVAAGPDGRLTLFNRAARDWLGTDLDATVAPEEHAARYALFAADGRTPLTAEDAPLQRALRTGRVDGAEIVVAPAGRAPARFTVSGRALAVSDGSSLGAVVAMTDVTHDREQRAALEAAHAQLAERTRELERSNGELEQFAATASHDLRSPLSVVDGYLELLDDVHGEALGEQGRGWVGTARRALARTLTLTDALLSYAQAGGASCARLPVDLGEVLEHAVLDLRHEVRAAGASVEAPAPLPVVYGDATLLRQLLQNLVGNAIKHRHPDRPSQVCVTAERGEGGWVVSVADNGVGIPAEARERVFAMFSTLDPASRTGHGVGLSTCKRIVERHGGRIWISEAPGGGAVVQVALPQR comes from the coding sequence GTGCTCACGAGCGAGGCGCTGCGCCTGTCCGCCCTGCACGAGTACGGCCTGCTCGACAGCCCGGCCGACGACGAGCTCGAGGCGGTGGTCAGGCTCGCCGCCGCCGTGGCCGGCGCCTCCTCCGCGACGCTGAACCTCATCGACGAGGACCGGCAGTGCCAGCTCACGACCGTCGGCTTCGAGGGCGGCGACTCGCCGCGCAGCGACTCCATGTGCGCGCTGCGCCTGCTCGAGGCGAGGACGGTCTGGACGCCGGACGCCAGCAGCCACCCCGACTACGCCACCAACCCGTGGGTGACCGGCCGCCTCGCCGCCGTGCGCTTCTACGCCTCGGTGCCGCTGGTGACGCCCGGCGGCTTCGTCCTCGGCACGCTGTGCGTCTTCGACACCGTGGTCCGGCGGCTCAGCGACGCGCAGGTGCGCCTGCTCGAGGACGCGGCCGGCGTGGTGGTCGCGCTGTTCGAGCGGCGGCGCCAGGCCCGCGAGAACCGCGACCTCGCCATGGCGGCCGACGAGCAGCGCGAGCTGCTCGAGCTCACCATGCGCGAGCTCGAGGTGCGCCAGGAGCTCACCGACGCCGTGCTCGACACCATCGACGTCGGCGTGGTCGCGGCGGGCCCCGACGGGCGTCTCACGCTGTTCAACCGCGCGGCGCGCGACTGGCTCGGCACCGACCTCGACGCGACGGTGGCTCCGGAGGAGCACGCGGCGCGCTACGCGCTGTTCGCGGCCGACGGGCGTACGCCGCTGACGGCCGAGGACGCGCCGCTGCAGCGGGCGCTGCGCACCGGCCGCGTCGACGGCGCCGAGATCGTCGTCGCCCCGGCGGGCCGCGCCCCCGCCCGCTTCACCGTGTCGGGTCGTGCTCTCGCCGTCTCCGACGGCAGCTCGCTGGGCGCGGTCGTCGCCATGACCGACGTGACCCACGACCGGGAGCAGCGCGCCGCGCTGGAGGCCGCGCACGCGCAGCTGGCGGAGCGTACGCGTGAGCTCGAGCGCTCGAACGGCGAGCTCGAGCAGTTCGCCGCCACCGCCAGCCACGACCTGCGCTCGCCGCTCTCCGTCGTCGACGGCTACCTCGAGCTGCTCGACGACGTGCACGGCGAGGCGCTGGGGGAGCAGGGCCGCGGCTGGGTGGGTACGGCGCGGCGGGCCCTCGCACGCACCCTCACCCTCACCGACGCCCTCCTCAGCTACGCCCAGGCCGGCGGAGCCTCCTGCGCCCGGCTGCCCGTCGACCTCGGCGAGGTCCTCGAGCACGCGGTGCTCGACCTGCGCCACGAGGTGCGCGCCGCCGGCGCGTCGGTCGAGGCGCCTGCACCGTTGCCAGTCGTCTACGGCGACGCGACGCTGCTGCGCCAGCTGCTGCAGAACCTCGTCGGCAACGCGATCAAGCACCGGCACCCCGACCGGCCGAGCCAGGTGTGCGTGACCGCCGAGCGCGGTGAGGGCGGCTGGGTCGTCTCGGTCGCCGACAACGGCGTGGGGATCCCCGCCGAGGCGCGCGAGCGGGTCTTCGCGATGTTCTCCACGTTGGACCCGGCTTCCCGCACGGGGCACGGCGTCGGGCTCTCGACCTGCAAGCGCATCGTCGAGCGCCACGGGGGCCGCATCTGGATCAGCGAGGCCCCGGGCGGCGGCGCCGTCGTGCAGGTGGCCCTGCCCCAGCGCTAG
- a CDS encoding universal stress protein, which translates to MAVGATDLLVAVDGSADSGHALEWAAREAALRQCGLVVLSAVQPPYSGWAGGGSTFGPQLEAAGLRTSQVLEEAAARVRELEPRVEVTTQQVLDGAAHAILEAAPGVAQVVVGAHGHGRLERLLAGSVSMHVVAHCEQPVVVVRPAASPDGPVLVGLDGSAASSEALAYAVEAAVLHGRPLLAVHAWEDYASDGSGAVELSPDVLDERSAEATASVEAELAPWRQRQPQLQAAALAERGHPFEVLRRHSAAASLLVLGSHGHSALGRLVAGSTAMAALYRAECTIAVVRPRSADPVGLLGPTDLDAV; encoded by the coding sequence GTGGCAGTCGGCGCCACCGACCTGCTCGTCGCCGTCGACGGGTCGGCCGACTCGGGGCACGCGCTCGAGTGGGCGGCCCGCGAGGCCGCGCTCCGGCAGTGCGGGCTCGTCGTGCTCAGCGCCGTGCAGCCGCCCTACAGCGGCTGGGCGGGCGGCGGCAGCACCTTCGGCCCGCAGCTGGAAGCCGCCGGGCTCCGCACCTCGCAGGTGCTCGAGGAAGCGGCGGCTCGGGTCCGCGAGCTGGAGCCGCGCGTCGAGGTGACGACGCAGCAGGTGCTCGACGGGGCTGCCCACGCCATCCTCGAGGCGGCGCCCGGCGTCGCCCAGGTGGTCGTCGGTGCCCACGGCCACGGCCGCCTCGAGCGGCTGCTCGCCGGTTCGGTCAGCATGCACGTCGTCGCCCACTGCGAGCAGCCGGTCGTCGTCGTGCGGCCGGCGGCGAGCCCGGACGGGCCCGTGCTCGTGGGCCTCGACGGGTCCGCCGCCTCCAGCGAGGCGCTCGCCTACGCGGTCGAGGCCGCTGTGCTGCACGGGCGCCCGCTGCTCGCCGTGCACGCCTGGGAGGACTACGCCTCCGACGGCTCCGGCGCGGTCGAGCTCTCCCCGGACGTGCTCGACGAGCGCTCGGCGGAGGCCACCGCGTCGGTCGAGGCCGAGCTGGCGCCGTGGCGCCAGCGGCAGCCGCAGCTCCAGGCGGCCGCCCTCGCCGAGCGCGGGCACCCCTTCGAGGTGCTGCGCCGGCACAGCGCAGCGGCCAGCCTGCTGGTGCTCGGCTCGCACGGCCACTCCGCGCTCGGGCGGCTGGTCGCGGGCTCCACCGCGATGGCGGCGCTCTACCGCGCCGAGTGCACCATCGCGGTCGTCCGGCCCCGGTCTGCCGATCCGGTGGGTCTGCTCGGCCCTACCGACCTCGACGCCGTCTGA
- a CDS encoding putative quinol monooxygenase: MFAIAVRFDLPDEQAAAAFDELVAATVPEILAEEPGTLVYVPHRIVDEPLSRLFYETYADREAHRAHEARPGTAEFLRRVGELVSSVRVELLTPALAD; the protein is encoded by the coding sequence GTGTTCGCGATCGCCGTCAGGTTCGACCTGCCCGACGAGCAGGCGGCCGCCGCCTTCGACGAGCTCGTCGCCGCCACCGTGCCCGAGATCCTCGCCGAGGAGCCCGGCACGCTGGTCTACGTGCCGCACCGGATCGTCGACGAGCCGCTCTCGCGACTGTTCTACGAGACCTACGCCGACCGCGAGGCGCACCGCGCGCACGAGGCGCGGCCCGGCACCGCGGAGTTCCTGCGGCGGGTCGGCGAGCTGGTCAGCAGCGTGCGCGTCGAGCTGCTGACGCCGGCGCTCGCCGACTGA
- a CDS encoding DUF4129 domain-containing protein, producing MPRLRPQLSTRGALPPGVLPVVLVAAVVLGSALAGPWHAAIHLPGVGRIDLHARIPHREAAPLPPAVARPGQGGHTSVVLALLLVALLVGALLVVLLAAVLLTRALSQGWRPPFWRPHEAPEPPRGDELVQRVVAGVEAAERAIEEDRAPRDAVVGAWVALEEGAAESGVPRAPSTTPTEFALDVLRRTGADPLSTRRLLALYERARFSTEPVTDADVAAARECLADLRAGLSVALP from the coding sequence GTGCCGCGCCTCCGCCCGCAGCTGTCGACCCGCGGCGCCCTGCCGCCCGGCGTCCTCCCGGTCGTGCTCGTGGCGGCCGTGGTGCTCGGCTCGGCGCTCGCCGGCCCGTGGCACGCGGCGATCCACCTGCCGGGCGTCGGCCGCATCGACCTGCACGCGCGCATCCCGCACCGCGAGGCAGCACCGCTGCCGCCCGCGGTCGCCCGCCCGGGGCAGGGGGGACACACCTCGGTGGTGCTCGCGCTGCTCCTGGTGGCCCTGCTCGTCGGCGCCCTGCTGGTCGTGCTGCTCGCCGCAGTGCTGCTCACCCGCGCGCTCAGCCAGGGCTGGCGGCCGCCGTTCTGGCGTCCGCACGAGGCGCCCGAGCCGCCGCGCGGCGACGAGCTCGTGCAGCGCGTGGTCGCCGGCGTCGAGGCGGCCGAGCGCGCCATCGAGGAGGATCGGGCCCCGCGCGACGCCGTCGTCGGTGCGTGGGTCGCGCTCGAGGAGGGCGCCGCCGAGTCGGGCGTCCCGCGCGCCCCGTCGACGACTCCGACGGAGTTCGCCCTCGACGTCCTCCGCCGCACGGGCGCCGACCCGCTGTCGACCCGGCGGCTGCTGGCCCTCTACGAGCGGGCGCGCTTCTCGACCGAGCCCGTGACCGACGCCGACGTCGCCGCGGCCCGGGAGTGCCTCGCCGACCTGCGCGCCGGGCTCTCGGTGGCGCTGCCGTGA
- a CDS encoding AAA family ATPase, producing the protein MTEPALEPLPVAEVGRLGTAVLDEVGTVVVGMSGPLRTALAAVLAGGHVLFEDVPGLGKTLAARSLATALGLDFRRVQCTPDLLPLDITGSNVFDPATSSFAFRPGPVFTGLLLADEVNRTAPKTQSALLEAMAERQVTVDGTTYPLPAPFHVLATSNPVEYEGTYPLPEAQLDRFMVRLAVGYPDAEQESDVLLRRLARGAEAAPVRQVVDASTLLAMQAGVETVAVDRDVVRYCVALAAATRGHTGVEVGASPRGSQALLLLARAVAVLDGRSYVVPEDVKEVAVAALAHRLTLTVTTWASGASTQAVVRELLGRVPAPAGAPAVG; encoded by the coding sequence ATGACCGAACCCGCGCTCGAGCCGCTGCCCGTCGCGGAGGTCGGACGCCTGGGGACCGCGGTGCTCGACGAGGTCGGCACGGTGGTCGTCGGGATGTCGGGGCCGCTGCGTACCGCGCTCGCGGCCGTCCTGGCCGGCGGCCACGTGCTCTTCGAGGACGTGCCGGGCCTCGGCAAGACGCTCGCCGCCCGCTCGCTCGCGACCGCCCTGGGCCTCGACTTCCGCCGTGTGCAGTGCACGCCCGACCTGCTGCCGCTCGACATCACCGGGTCCAACGTCTTCGACCCGGCGACCTCGTCGTTCGCCTTCCGGCCGGGGCCGGTCTTCACCGGTCTGCTGCTCGCCGACGAGGTCAACCGCACCGCGCCCAAGACCCAGTCGGCGCTGCTCGAGGCGATGGCCGAGCGCCAGGTGACGGTCGACGGCACGACCTACCCGCTGCCGGCGCCCTTCCACGTGCTCGCCACCTCGAACCCGGTGGAGTACGAAGGCACCTACCCGCTGCCCGAGGCCCAGCTCGACCGCTTCATGGTGCGGCTGGCCGTCGGCTACCCCGACGCCGAGCAGGAGAGCGACGTGCTGCTGCGCCGCCTGGCGCGCGGCGCGGAGGCCGCACCCGTCCGGCAGGTCGTCGACGCCTCGACGCTGCTGGCCATGCAGGCCGGCGTCGAGACGGTGGCGGTCGACCGCGACGTGGTGCGCTACTGCGTCGCGCTCGCGGCGGCCACGCGCGGGCACACCGGCGTCGAGGTCGGCGCCTCCCCGCGCGGCTCGCAGGCGCTGCTGCTGCTCGCCCGCGCGGTCGCGGTGCTCGACGGGCGCTCCTACGTCGTCCCGGAGGACGTCAAGGAGGTCGCCGTCGCGGCCCTCGCCCACCGGCTGACGCTCACCGTCACGACGTGGGCCTCGGGGGCGTCGACGCAGGCGGTCGTGCGAGAGCTGCTCGGCCGGGTGCCCGCACCGGCGGGCGCCCCGGCCGTCGGGTGA